In the Chryseobacterium sp. MYb264 genome, one interval contains:
- a CDS encoding DUF5683 domain-containing protein, with protein MKKLLFTFFLCIFALAYSQVNPNDTIRVENHPKDSISAEKPAKSEASIVQDIEKVNAKTLKKAKITKLNPTRAGLYSAVLPGLGQYYNKKYWKIPIVWGAVGVGAGIAIWNDNQYKKYRGYYVAKLNGTPNEFVDSNPNLDKVALGNAQDRSKRQRDYAIAITGLIYILNIVDAVVDAHLYEGRHDPDLALTPAVIQDNFGITPPKTGLSLSYRF; from the coding sequence ATGAAGAAATTACTTTTCACTTTTTTCTTGTGTATTTTTGCGTTGGCCTACTCACAAGTCAATCCCAACGATACTATTCGGGTAGAAAACCATCCGAAAGACAGTATCTCTGCAGAAAAGCCTGCAAAATCCGAAGCGTCTATCGTTCAGGATATTGAAAAGGTGAATGCAAAAACCCTGAAAAAAGCCAAAATCACAAAGCTTAATCCTACAAGAGCAGGTTTATATTCTGCTGTATTGCCGGGATTGGGACAATATTATAATAAAAAATACTGGAAAATCCCTATCGTTTGGGGAGCGGTTGGAGTAGGAGCAGGAATTGCCATCTGGAATGATAATCAGTATAAAAAGTATCGTGGGTATTACGTTGCCAAGCTCAATGGTACACCCAATGAATTCGTGGACAGTAATCCAAACCTTGATAAAGTAGCATTGGGGAACGCACAGGACAGATCGAAAAGGCAAAGAGACTATGCCATTGCGATCACAGGATTAATCTACATTCTAAACATTGTGGATGCTGTGGTAGATGCCCATCTTTATGAAGGTCGTCACGATCCGGATCTTGCGCTAACGCCTGCCGTAATTCAGGATAATTTTGGGATTACCCCTCCAAAAACGGGGTTAAGTTTAAGTTATAGATTCTAG
- a CDS encoding ParA family protein, producing the protein MAKIIGIANQKGGVGKTTTAVNLAAALGVLEKKILIIDADPQANATSGLGVDNVQYSTYNLLEHSAETRSCIKQTATPNLDIVPSHIDLVAAEIELVDKDNREYMLKKALESVRDDYDYIIIDCAPSLGLITVNALTAADSVIIPIQCEYFALEGLGKLLNTIKNVQKIHNKDLDIEGLLLTMYDSRLRLSNQVVEEVNSHFPEMVFETIISRNVRLSEAPSFGESILNYDAESKGAVQYIQLAEEVLLKNEKLVKN; encoded by the coding sequence ATGGCAAAAATCATAGGTATCGCTAACCAAAAAGGAGGAGTAGGTAAAACTACAACGGCTGTAAATCTTGCTGCCGCGCTAGGAGTATTGGAGAAAAAAATACTAATTATAGATGCTGATCCACAGGCAAATGCAACGTCGGGATTGGGTGTAGATAATGTTCAGTATTCCACTTATAATTTGCTGGAACACAGTGCTGAAACCAGAAGCTGCATCAAGCAGACGGCAACTCCGAATCTGGATATTGTGCCTTCTCATATTGATTTGGTAGCTGCAGAGATCGAGCTGGTAGACAAGGACAATCGTGAATATATGCTTAAAAAAGCATTGGAAAGCGTAAGGGATGATTATGATTATATCATCATCGACTGTGCTCCGAGTTTAGGTTTGATTACGGTAAACGCCCTTACAGCGGCAGATTCTGTGATTATTCCTATTCAATGTGAGTATTTTGCTTTGGAAGGACTTGGAAAATTACTGAATACGATTAAAAATGTTCAGAAAATTCACAATAAAGACCTTGATATCGAAGGGTTGCTTCTGACGATGTACGACAGCCGATTAAGATTATCTAATCAGGTAGTGGAAGAGGTGAATTCTCACTTCCCGGAAATGGTTTTCGAAACTATTATCAGCAGAAATGTGAGATTAAGTGAGGCGCCAAGTTTTGGAGAAAGCATCCTGAATTACGATGCCGAGAGTAAGGGGGCGGTTCAGTACATTCAGTTGGCAGAGGAAGTTCTGCTGAAGAACGAGAAATTAGTTAAGAATTAA
- a CDS encoding ParB/RepB/Spo0J family partition protein: MKDKKRAMGRGLGAILSAESKASVNSATDEGADKFVGNIVEVALEDIYPNPAQPRTYFDEKALNELAKSIGSLGVIQPITLRKDGERFEIISGERRFRATKIAGLTSIPAYIRLVNDQELLEMALVENIQREDLDAIEIALTYQRLMDEVGLTQENLSQRVGKDRSTITNSIRLLRLSPDIQNSIRSGEISAGHGRAIISLENEEHQQILFDIIIKEKLNVRQAEQAATALKNPKSPAAKRAKAELSNNFKRAQKTIADILDVKVEIKTAGNGKKGKIVLDFKNEDELEYILSHIK; this comes from the coding sequence ATGAAGGACAAAAAAAGAGCTATGGGGCGTGGTTTGGGTGCTATTTTAAGTGCTGAATCCAAAGCATCTGTCAATTCTGCGACGGATGAAGGGGCAGACAAATTTGTGGGAAATATCGTGGAGGTTGCTCTTGAAGATATTTATCCTAATCCGGCCCAGCCAAGAACTTATTTTGACGAAAAAGCATTAAACGAACTCGCTAAATCTATCGGGAGTTTAGGGGTTATTCAGCCTATTACTTTAAGAAAAGATGGCGAGAGGTTCGAAATCATATCAGGGGAAAGACGTTTCAGAGCAACGAAAATTGCAGGTTTAACCTCTATTCCGGCGTATATTCGCTTAGTAAATGACCAGGAGCTGCTGGAGATGGCTCTTGTTGAAAATATTCAGAGGGAAGATCTTGATGCGATAGAAATTGCATTAACGTATCAAAGATTGATGGATGAAGTGGGATTGACTCAGGAAAATCTTAGCCAGAGAGTAGGTAAGGACAGAAGTACAATTACCAACTCGATCAGATTGTTGAGATTAAGTCCGGATATTCAGAATTCTATCCGTAGCGGAGAAATTTCCGCGGGACATGGTAGAGCGATTATCAGCCTTGAAAATGAAGAACATCAGCAGATTTTATTTGATATCATCATTAAAGAAAAACTGAATGTTCGTCAGGCTGAACAGGCAGCAACTGCCTTGAAAAATCCAAAATCACCAGCTGCAAAAAGAGCAAAAGCTGAGCTTTCAAATAATTTTAAAAGAGCACAGAAAACGATTGCAGATATTTTAGATGTAAAAGTAGAAATCAAAACAGCCGGAAACGGTAAAAAAGGTAAAATTGTTCTGGACTTCAAAAATGAAGATGAACTGGAATACATTTTATCTCATATAAAATAA